A stretch of the Clostridiales bacterium genome encodes the following:
- a CDS encoding sigma-70 family RNA polymerase sigma factor produces MERELENAFVAAVRLNRHRLYRVALSILRSPADAEDAVSTATEQTWKALPRIQDEDRLPVYLMRCTVNAARAELRKRRKTEPLEDYQDTLAAPEAGTSVREYVSGLKEKYRTPLILKYQENMREEDIAAILQIPRGTVSTRITRALNMLRVDVRKED; encoded by the coding sequence ATGGAACGGGAGCTTGAGAACGCGTTTGTGGCCGCGGTTCGCCTGAACCGGCACCGGCTGTACCGCGTTGCCCTGAGCATACTGCGGTCCCCGGCCGATGCGGAAGACGCGGTTTCCACCGCAACAGAGCAGACATGGAAAGCCCTGCCGCGCATCCAGGATGAAGACCGCCTGCCGGTCTACCTGATGCGCTGCACAGTCAACGCAGCCCGGGCGGAACTGCGCAAACGCAGGAAAACCGAACCGCTGGAGGATTACCAGGATACCCTGGCCGCACCGGAAGCCGGCACATCCGTCCGGGAATATGTTTCCGGGCTGAAGGAGAAATACCGGACTCCGCTGATCCTGAAATACCAGGAAAATATGCGGGAAGAAGATATCGCCGCAATCCTGCAGATTCCCCGGGGAACCGTTTCCACCCGCATCACCAGAGCCCTGAATATGCTTCGGGTTGATGTCAGGAAGGAGGACTGA
- a CDS encoding GNAT family N-acetyltransferase codes for MNIQYRKMTENDLETFITMRITQLREEGATEDVDLVPPLMDYYHRHLADGTFVSWLAVDGEKIIGTSGMSFVEKPPYFSCPSGRIGLLSSMYTDPGYRRMGIAKELLRRVVEEARAYGCGNVQITASDMGVLLYTDFGFKKNGNFMQYKL; via the coding sequence ATGAATATTCAGTACAGGAAAATGACGGAGAATGACCTGGAAACCTTCATTACGATGCGGATCACCCAGCTGCGGGAGGAAGGCGCCACGGAGGACGTGGACCTGGTGCCGCCGCTGATGGACTATTACCACCGGCACCTGGCGGACGGAACGTTTGTCTCCTGGCTGGCGGTGGACGGCGAAAAGATTATCGGCACCAGCGGTATGTCCTTTGTGGAGAAACCGCCGTATTTCAGTTGTCCTTCCGGAAGGATCGGCCTGCTTTCCAGCATGTATACGGATCCCGGATACCGCCGGATGGGCATCGCAAAGGAGCTGCTCCGCCGGGTGGTGGAGGAAGCGCGCGCGTACGGCTGCGGAAACGTGCAGATTACGGCGTCCGATATGGGCGTGCTGCTGTACACGGACTTCGGTTTTAAGAAGAACGGGAACTTCATGCAGTACAAACTGTAA
- a CDS encoding GNAT family N-acetyltransferase, translating to MRFAEKTITLKDGRTCILKPPAPEMAEEMVGILKQVAAETPFLSRYPDEVDATPEGEKEFLLGSLESTDSALVIATVDGKIAGHAGVHGSRVRRKTRHRCTMGISLLEEYWGLGIGTAVIGYLGELGKQMGYEQMGLIMVAENERAGALYRKCGFTECGRQYRGMKFDDGTYHDEILMVKML from the coding sequence ATGAGGTTTGCGGAGAAAACCATCACCCTGAAGGACGGCAGGACCTGTATCCTGAAGCCGCCCGCGCCGGAAATGGCCGAAGAAATGGTCGGGATCCTGAAGCAGGTTGCCGCGGAAACGCCGTTCCTGTCCCGGTATCCGGATGAGGTGGACGCGACACCGGAAGGTGAAAAGGAGTTCCTGCTCGGATCCCTGGAGAGTACGGATTCCGCGCTGGTGATCGCCACGGTGGACGGTAAAATCGCGGGGCATGCCGGCGTCCACGGGAGCCGCGTCCGGCGGAAAACCCGCCACCGCTGCACGATGGGGATTTCCCTGCTGGAGGAATACTGGGGACTGGGAATCGGCACCGCCGTCATTGGGTACCTGGGTGAACTGGGAAAACAGATGGGGTATGAGCAGATGGGACTGATCATGGTGGCGGAAAACGAACGGGCCGGGGCCCTGTACCGCAAATGCGGGTTTACTGAATGCGGAAGGCAGTACCGCGGCATGAAGTTTGACGACGGAACCTACCACGATGAAATCCTGATGGTGAAGATGCTGTAA
- a CDS encoding GNAT family N-acetyltransferase, whose protein sequence is MRVCLETERLILRNLVPEDYEAVFRWCGDPDVARYMVYPVYTKAEDVRTWIESLDPDDPDEYDVGIVLKATGELIGGGGIFYRPERDLWTIGYNLRKDQWGNGYAVELIKALLEHAGKTRDIRGIEGTFASENARSRRVMEKLGMEYVEDVTLTKLDGSESYPGKRYGRMFR, encoded by the coding sequence ATGAGAGTCTGCCTGGAAACGGAGCGGCTGATCCTTCGCAACCTGGTGCCGGAGGATTATGAGGCGGTGTTCCGCTGGTGCGGCGATCCGGACGTCGCGCGGTATATGGTTTATCCGGTCTATACGAAGGCGGAGGATGTCCGGACCTGGATTGAATCCCTGGATCCGGATGACCCCGATGAATATGACGTGGGAATCGTGCTGAAGGCGACGGGCGAACTGATCGGCGGAGGCGGGATCTTCTACCGGCCGGAGCGGGATCTCTGGACGATCGGCTATAACCTCCGGAAGGACCAGTGGGGAAACGGATATGCCGTGGAGCTGATCAAAGCCCTGCTGGAGCATGCGGGAAAGACCCGGGACATCCGGGGAATCGAGGGAACATTTGCCAGTGAGAATGCCAGGAGCCGGCGGGTGATGGAGAAGCTCGGCATGGAATATGTGGAGGATGTGACCCTGACCAAACTGGACGGGAGCGAAAGCTATCCCGGAAAACGGTACGGGAGGATGTTCAGATGA